The stretch of DNA GGCACCTTCGCTCCTTCGCTCTTCATGGGGGCGGCGCTCGGAGCGGCGCTCAGCCATGCTCTCCAGCACGTCTTTCCCGGGGCGGGTATCGATTCCGGGGCGTACGCCCTCGCGGGAATGGGAGCGTTCTTCGCGGGCGTCCTGCGCTGTCCGATCGCGGCGGTCCTGATCGTGATCGAGGTGACGGGAGACTACGGCCTCGTTCTCCCGCTGATGCTCTCGGTCGCGCTGGCGATGACCGTTTCCCGGCTCGTGTCGCCGCGCAACATGGTCGAGCAGCAGATGCTCGAGGAGGGATTCGTGGAATCGGAGAGCGCTCCGGATCCCCTCTCGAACGCCCGCGTCCGGGACGTGATGTCGCGATCGCCGATCGCGGTCCTCGCGGCCGCCGACGTCCTTTCCGCGGCGCGCACGGTCGCGGGGACCCGGCACCACTTCTATCCCGTCGTGGACGCGGAGGGAAGGCTCGCGGGGCTCCTTGCCGCCGACGCGATCGACGAGGCGGTCCGCGACGGCCGGGCGGACGTCCCCGTCTCGTCGATCCGGACGCCCGCCGCGGTCGTCGGAAGGGAGGACGAACCGGTTCGGACGCTCGTCGCGCGCATGGCGGCCGCGGGCGTGACGCGTTGCCCCGTCGTGGCGGGAGACGGCTCGGGCCTCCTCGCCGGATTCGTGGGTCCGGCGGACCTCCTCGACGCGAGAATCCGCAGCGCTCGCGCCGCGGACGACGATGAAGCGATTGCATCTGGCCCGGGGGGACGAGGCGGGGGATAGTCGAGACGGCCCGAAAGGAGTCCTTCATGGACGTTCAAAGCCACCCCCGACCCGCCGAAAACCCCGCTTCGCGGGGACGGATCGCCACGATCCTCTTCGCGACCGACCTCTCGCCCGCCTCCGAGCGCGCCTTCGACGAGGCGCGCCGCCTGGCCCGCCAGTTCGGCGCCGAGCTCGTCATCGCGCACGCGTACGACCCGGCCTCCGTTCTCGCTCTCGGCTACATCCCCGCTCACGCGTACCTCGACTGGGAGGACCAGTTCCGCGCCTCGCTCGAGGCGAAACTGGATCCGCTCGTCGAGCTCGCGCGCCAGGACGGAATCGACGCCCGCCCGTCGGTGCTGTCGGGTCAGCCGGAGCAGGCGATCGTCGAGGCCGCCGAGCGCGAGGGCGCCGGAATGATCCTGATGGGCACGCATGGGCGGACCGGCCCGTCGCGGTTCTTCCTCGGGAGCGTCGCTTCGCGGGTGATCGCCACGGCGGCGTGCCCGGTGATGACGGTCCGCGCGTAGTCCGCGGAAGACCGGGACTCTCTCAGCGCGGCGCCGCCCCCCGCTCCGGAGAGCCCGGCTCGAACGGCCAGAGTCCGTAGAACCTCAGTCCGTCCTCCAGCCCTCGCTCGCCGAGGAGCTTCGCCGTCGCGGCGGGAGGCCAGGGCCTCGCGAGACGCTCGGGCCGGTCGGCGGCCCAGAACGCCAGCGCCGCGAAAACCGCCGAGTCCCGGCGAATCATGGCCGGATCGACCGCGTCGATCGTGTCGGCTTCCGAATGGTGGGTCCGGGCGTAGGCGGGCGAGTCCTGTCCGATCCCGACCGCGGCCGCCCCGACGAGCGTGAACGGCAGAGTGTCCATCCCGGCTTCGACCTCGTCGTCCACCGCGATCCGGCCGAATCGCGAGAGCTCCCCCGCGAGACGCCGCGCGGCGTCCACCGCTTCTCTCCTTCCGCCCAGGTGAAGCGCGTCGATCGGCCCGGGGCCGTCGTCGAGGACGAAAACTGCGACGAGATCGGCCATTTCGGCGGCATGCGCCCG from Thermoanaerobaculia bacterium encodes:
- a CDS encoding chloride channel protein; this encodes GTFAPSLFMGAALGAALSHALQHVFPGAGIDSGAYALAGMGAFFAGVLRCPIAAVLIVIEVTGDYGLVLPLMLSVALAMTVSRLVSPRNMVEQQMLEEGFVESESAPDPLSNARVRDVMSRSPIAVLAAADVLSAARTVAGTRHHFYPVVDAEGRLAGLLAADAIDEAVRDGRADVPVSSIRTPAAVVGREDEPVRTLVARMAAAGVTRCPVVAGDGSGLLAGFVGPADLLDARIRSARAADDDEAIASGPGGRGGG
- a CDS encoding universal stress protein, which codes for MDVQSHPRPAENPASRGRIATILFATDLSPASERAFDEARRLARQFGAELVIAHAYDPASVLALGYIPAHAYLDWEDQFRASLEAKLDPLVELARQDGIDARPSVLSGQPEQAIVEAAEREGAGMILMGTHGRTGPSRFFLGSVASRVIATAACPVMTVRA